The following proteins are encoded in a genomic region of Cellulomonas sp. ES6:
- a CDS encoding glycosyltransferase: MTDTVLTPASDTPPRRVDRRLVIVVRADPVICGHSGEARNLAEAALDRGFDEVRIVTWPIDRLQAAGLPLKPLDRVLPYREGVVVERPDPVGDYKVPDGRWVAGLIGRLVELFTDGVPTVALSLYLSPHATAVADAVHVARRTGLPVRVTTVAEAVGSDVTNVVRACVEADRFGAAAHVLSSYLEHDVCLAVSEYTRELIVAEAQAVDAKHGTTFAQQCRERVRISYPAVDVARYLARDDAETDAVLAARGLDRDGYVLYLSRLAAAKGVDDLIDGYAASSAPGTHRLVVAGNGPDAARLRAHAAASPVADRVLFLDDVSDDEKPHLMAGSAAYVLPSKPRPEFVETFGIALVEKMLSGGGPVITTETGGIPEAVGDTATIVPVEDPAAIAAALDEALALGAAEREQRADAAREFALRFDRAVVLDAILEAVEQVGGVPARA, encoded by the coding sequence GTGACCGACACCGTCCTGACCCCCGCGTCCGACACCCCGCCGCGCCGCGTGGACCGCCGCCTGGTGATCGTCGTGCGCGCCGACCCGGTGATCTGCGGGCACTCCGGCGAGGCCCGCAACCTCGCGGAGGCCGCGCTCGACCGCGGGTTCGACGAGGTCCGCATCGTCACGTGGCCGATCGACCGGCTGCAGGCCGCCGGGCTGCCGCTCAAGCCGCTGGACCGGGTGCTGCCGTACCGGGAGGGCGTGGTCGTCGAGCGGCCCGACCCCGTCGGCGACTACAAGGTGCCGGACGGCCGCTGGGTCGCGGGCCTGATCGGCCGGCTGGTCGAGCTGTTCACCGACGGCGTGCCGACCGTCGCGCTCTCCCTGTACCTGAGCCCGCACGCGACGGCCGTCGCGGACGCGGTGCACGTCGCCCGCCGCACCGGGCTGCCCGTGCGGGTGACGACGGTCGCCGAGGCGGTCGGGTCCGACGTGACGAACGTGGTCCGCGCGTGCGTCGAGGCCGACCGGTTCGGCGCGGCGGCGCACGTCCTGTCGTCCTACCTGGAGCACGACGTCTGCCTGGCCGTGTCGGAGTACACCCGGGAGCTCATCGTCGCGGAGGCGCAGGCGGTGGACGCGAAGCACGGCACCACGTTCGCGCAGCAGTGCCGCGAGCGCGTGCGCATCTCCTACCCGGCGGTGGACGTCGCGCGGTACCTCGCCCGGGACGACGCCGAGACGGACGCCGTGCTCGCCGCCCGGGGCCTCGACCGCGACGGCTACGTGCTGTACCTGTCCCGGCTGGCGGCGGCGAAGGGCGTCGACGACCTCATCGACGGCTACGCGGCGAGCAGCGCGCCCGGCACGCACCGCCTGGTGGTCGCCGGCAACGGCCCCGACGCGGCACGGCTGCGCGCGCACGCGGCGGCGTCGCCCGTCGCGGACCGCGTCCTGTTCCTCGACGACGTGTCGGACGACGAGAAGCCGCACCTCATGGCCGGGTCCGCCGCCTACGTGCTGCCGAGCAAGCCGCGGCCCGAGTTCGTCGAGACGTTCGGCATCGCCCTGGTCGAGAAGATGCTGTCGGGCGGCGGCCCCGTCATCACCACGGAGACCGGCGGCATCCCCGAGGCGGTCGGCGACACGGCGACGATCGTGCCCGTCGAGGACCCGGCCGCGATCGCGGCGGCGCTGGACGAGGCGCTCGCCCTCGGCGCCGCGGAGCGGGAGCAGCGCGCCGACGCGGCGCGGGAGTTCGCCCTGCGGTTCGACCGGGCCGTGGTGCTGGACGCGATCCTCGAGGCGGTCGAGCAGGTCGGCGGGGTGCCGGCGCGGGCGTGA
- a CDS encoding SDR family oxidoreductase has product MARVTRVALVTGAGAGIGAAVARRLAARGDDVVCVDRDPAAAQAVAAQVGGLAVTADVAAAGAGDEVVERAVERYGRLDVVVTSAGIERTGAAATLPTDVVRESLAVNVLGSYDVATAAARRFLTQGEGGRVVLVGSVNSLRALPGQAAYATSKGAVLMLARALAVDWALDGITVNVVAPGVTDTAMSAGSLGDPGRRDALLARVPMRRPARSEEVAEAVAFLSAPESGYVTGVVLPVDGGWSAAG; this is encoded by the coding sequence GTGGCTCGCGTGACGCGGGTCGCGCTCGTCACGGGCGCGGGCGCCGGCATCGGCGCCGCGGTGGCGCGCCGGCTGGCGGCCCGCGGCGACGACGTGGTGTGCGTCGACCGGGACCCCGCGGCGGCGCAGGCCGTCGCCGCGCAGGTCGGCGGCCTGGCGGTGACCGCCGACGTCGCGGCCGCGGGGGCGGGGGACGAGGTGGTCGAGCGCGCCGTCGAGCGGTACGGGCGGCTGGACGTCGTGGTCACCAGCGCGGGGATCGAGCGGACGGGGGCGGCGGCGACGTTGCCGACCGACGTGGTCCGGGAGTCCCTCGCCGTCAACGTCCTCGGCTCGTACGACGTCGCCACGGCGGCGGCCCGCCGGTTCCTCACCCAGGGCGAGGGCGGGCGCGTGGTGCTCGTCGGCTCGGTGAACTCCCTGCGGGCGCTGCCCGGCCAGGCCGCGTACGCGACGTCGAAGGGGGCGGTGCTCATGCTGGCCCGGGCCCTCGCCGTCGACTGGGCGCTCGACGGGATCACCGTCAACGTCGTCGCCCCCGGCGTCACGGACACCGCGATGTCCGCGGGCTCGCTCGGCGACCCCGGGCGCCGGGACGCGCTGCTCGCGCGGGTGCCGATGCGGCGGCCCGCGCGATCGGAGGAGGTGGCGGAGGCGGTCGCGTTCCTGTCCGCGCCGGAGAGCGGGTACGTCACCGGCGTGGTGCTCCCGGTCGACGGCGGCTGGTCGGCGGCGGGATGA
- a CDS encoding amino acid ABC transporter permease, which yields MDWSLIWEHRQQLLDGLVVALRVSATALVVSVVLGMLLALLRMARAPFSWIAAGYVNVFRGIPALVSVIWVYFGISLAFDISFSVYQAGVIALSLLYSAFLAEIFRSALTAVPPGMREAGQALGLRPSRIFFSVVLPQAAKIALPNIGSMFIGMVKDTSTFTVIGLLEVVRVTQNLVSTTFQPFVLYTAAAGIYVVAAFVIDFLFRLVEKLLSSPPQGRLARALRARRRARIDELVATTSARREPAAV from the coding sequence ATGGACTGGTCGCTGATCTGGGAGCACCGGCAGCAGCTCCTCGACGGGTTGGTCGTGGCCCTGCGGGTGTCCGCCACCGCCCTCGTGGTGTCCGTGGTGCTCGGCATGCTCCTCGCCCTGCTGCGCATGGCGCGCGCACCGTTCTCGTGGATCGCCGCCGGGTACGTCAACGTGTTCCGGGGCATCCCCGCCCTCGTCAGCGTCATCTGGGTGTACTTCGGCATCTCGCTGGCGTTCGACATCTCGTTCAGCGTCTACCAGGCGGGCGTCATCGCGCTCTCGCTGCTGTACTCGGCGTTCCTCGCGGAGATCTTCCGGTCCGCGCTCACCGCCGTCCCGCCCGGGATGCGCGAGGCCGGGCAGGCGCTGGGCCTGCGCCCCAGCCGGATCTTCTTCTCCGTGGTGCTGCCCCAGGCCGCGAAGATCGCCCTGCCCAACATCGGCAGCATGTTCATCGGGATGGTGAAGGACACCTCGACCTTCACCGTCATCGGCCTGCTCGAGGTCGTCCGGGTCACCCAGAACCTGGTCAGCACGACGTTCCAGCCGTTCGTGCTCTACACCGCGGCCGCCGGCATCTACGTCGTCGCCGCGTTCGTCATCGACTTCCTGTTCCGCCTCGTCGAGAAGCTGCTGTCCAGCCCGCCCCAGGGCCGGCTCGCCCGCGCCCTGCGCGCCCGCCGCCGCGCCCGCATCGACGAGCTCGTCGCCACCACCTCCGCCCGCCGCGAGCCCGCTGCGGTCTGA
- a CDS encoding ABC transporter substrate-binding protein, with translation MTSRPARRAGVAGVALALVAVLAACGGGSSAGSDGTEPAAAGDDLGLLTDGTLTVGMNLQFPPEMYLDEDDEPAGYDVDLLNALADELGLELEIQNLDFNGLIPGLQSKQFDMVSVGLTATDERKEVVDFSRAYVPYTTVLAVPDGDDADATVEDFDTSGTVITALQGSSGEQLATDTFPQATISGFPDQNAALLEVATGRAQGSVVEDYILAQYIKANPGQVQKAELPEPLALGYGSWAVQKGNTGLVTVLDTFLCEQQSSGGLASFYEKNFEVPAADFPEMPSGC, from the coding sequence ATGACCTCACGCCCTGCCCGACGTGCCGGTGTCGCCGGCGTCGCCCTCGCCCTCGTCGCCGTGCTCGCCGCGTGCGGCGGCGGCTCGTCCGCCGGCTCGGACGGCACCGAGCCGGCAGCCGCCGGGGACGACCTCGGCCTGCTGACCGACGGCACCCTCACCGTCGGGATGAACCTGCAGTTCCCGCCCGAGATGTACCTGGACGAGGACGACGAGCCCGCCGGGTACGACGTCGACCTGCTCAACGCGCTGGCCGACGAGCTCGGCCTGGAGCTCGAGATCCAGAACCTCGACTTCAACGGCCTCATCCCGGGCCTCCAGAGCAAGCAGTTCGACATGGTGTCGGTCGGGCTCACGGCGACCGACGAGCGCAAGGAGGTCGTCGACTTCTCCCGCGCGTACGTGCCCTACACGACGGTGCTCGCCGTGCCGGACGGCGACGACGCGGACGCGACCGTCGAGGACTTCGACACCAGCGGCACCGTCATCACCGCCCTCCAGGGCAGCTCCGGTGAGCAGCTCGCGACGGACACGTTCCCCCAGGCGACGATCTCCGGGTTCCCCGACCAGAACGCCGCGCTGCTCGAGGTCGCCACCGGCCGGGCCCAGGGCTCCGTCGTCGAGGACTACATCCTCGCCCAGTACATCAAGGCGAACCCCGGGCAGGTCCAGAAGGCGGAGCTGCCCGAGCCGCTCGCGCTCGGGTACGGCTCCTGGGCCGTGCAGAAGGGCAACACGGGCCTGGTGACGGTGCTCGACACCTTCCTGTGCGAGCAGCAGAGCAGCGGCGGGCTGGCGTCGTTCTACGAGAAGAACTTCGAGGTCCCGGCGGCTGACTTCCCCGAGATGCCGTCCGGCTGCTGA
- a CDS encoding amino acid ABC transporter ATP-binding protein, protein MTETRPAPADPAPDEVRAPVVSVRGLRKSFGPLEVLSDIDLDVHKGEHVVLLGPSGSGKSTLLRSINLLERPTGGSLVVDGREYGTALPGAAHPRGTALQLRRTVGMVFQQFNLFPHLTALDNVALPLRSVLGMRRREADERAARDLDRVGLLARAGHYPSQLSGGQQQRVAIARALALDPQVMLFDEPTSALDPELVGEVLRTIREVAESGMTMVVVTHEIGFAREIGDLTVFLEHGRVVETGGREFYTECRSQRARDFLQAVK, encoded by the coding sequence GTGACCGAGACCCGACCCGCACCCGCCGACCCCGCCCCGGACGAGGTCCGCGCCCCCGTGGTGTCGGTGCGCGGGCTGCGCAAGTCCTTCGGGCCGCTCGAGGTGCTCAGCGACATCGACCTCGACGTCCACAAGGGCGAGCACGTCGTGCTGCTGGGCCCGTCCGGGTCCGGCAAGTCGACCCTGCTGCGCAGCATCAACCTGCTCGAGCGGCCGACGGGCGGCTCCCTGGTCGTCGACGGCCGGGAGTACGGGACCGCGCTGCCGGGCGCCGCGCACCCCCGCGGCACCGCCCTCCAGCTGCGCCGCACGGTCGGCATGGTGTTCCAGCAGTTCAACCTGTTCCCCCACCTCACCGCGCTCGACAACGTGGCGCTGCCGCTGCGGTCCGTCCTCGGCATGCGGCGACGCGAGGCCGACGAGCGGGCGGCGCGCGACCTCGACCGCGTCGGGCTGCTCGCCCGCGCCGGGCACTACCCGTCCCAGCTGTCCGGGGGTCAGCAGCAGCGCGTCGCGATCGCGCGGGCCCTGGCCCTCGACCCCCAGGTCATGCTGTTCGACGAGCCGACCTCGGCGCTGGACCCCGAGCTCGTCGGCGAGGTGCTGCGCACCATCCGGGAGGTCGCCGAGTCGGGCATGACGATGGTCGTCGTCACCCACGAGATCGGCTTCGCCCGCGAGATCGGCGACCTCACGGTCTTCCTCGAGCACGGCCGCGTGGTCGAGACCGGCGGCCGGGAGTTCTACACCGAGTGCCGCAGCCAGCGGGCACGTGACTTCCTCCAGGCGGTGAAGTGA
- a CDS encoding SDR family NAD(P)-dependent oxidoreductase, protein MTSSTSTDAAFVTGGASGLGRAVCRRLADRGDLVTVADRDADGVAATVDLVRAAGGSARGVVLDVTDATAVRAAVLEADAVGALTTVVACAGVARPTSALDDDLTAFDATMAVNVRGTYATVQAAAAVMVPRGAGSIVTVGSTSSFTASSTPMLAYDMSKAAVKLLTQAAARELGPHGLRVNGVAPGTMDTPLMRGLGADDDGLAALAAARIPLGRLGLTAEVAEAVAWVSSPEASYVTGHVLVVDGGWLA, encoded by the coding sequence GTGACATCTTCCACCTCCACCGACGCCGCGTTCGTCACCGGCGGGGCGAGCGGGCTCGGCCGCGCGGTCTGCCGGCGGCTGGCGGACCGCGGCGACCTCGTGACCGTGGCCGACCGGGACGCCGACGGCGTCGCGGCGACCGTCGACCTGGTGCGCGCGGCGGGCGGGTCGGCGCGGGGCGTCGTGCTCGACGTGACCGACGCGACGGCGGTGCGGGCGGCGGTGCTCGAGGCCGACGCCGTCGGCGCGCTCACCACGGTGGTGGCGTGCGCGGGCGTCGCGCGGCCGACCTCCGCGCTGGACGACGACCTGACGGCCTTCGACGCGACGATGGCCGTCAACGTGCGCGGGACGTACGCGACCGTCCAGGCCGCCGCCGCCGTCATGGTGCCCCGCGGGGCGGGCAGCATCGTCACGGTCGGGTCGACCTCGTCGTTCACGGCGTCGTCCACGCCGATGCTCGCGTACGACATGTCGAAGGCGGCGGTGAAGCTGCTGACCCAGGCCGCCGCGCGCGAGCTCGGCCCCCACGGCCTGCGGGTGAACGGCGTCGCCCCCGGGACCATGGACACGCCGCTGATGCGCGGGCTCGGGGCGGACGACGACGGCCTGGCGGCGCTCGCCGCGGCCCGGATCCCGCTCGGCCGCCTGGGCCTGACCGCCGAGGTCGCCGAGGCGGTGGCGTGGGTCTCGTCGCCCGAGGCCTCGTACGTCACCGGGCACGTCCTCGTGGTGGACGGCGGGTGGCTCGCGTGA
- a CDS encoding TIGR03619 family F420-dependent LLM class oxidoreductase: protein MSGETPGTAPRPAGPAPSGAGSGWAVGAKLPHTGAAATGPAVRAAAVALEAAGFDSLWVSDHVVLPGRVASAYPFASDGVARWPTDVAYLEALVTLTTAAAVTERVRLGTAVLVLPQRQPVLLAKQAASLDALSGGRLVLGVGTGWLREEFAALGVPFDRRGRLATAAIELLRDCWTGRPAGRPDGWAPGAHPLPDDLLVLPAPVRPVPLLVGGHSPAALRRAGTLGDGWLAQQAAPDLDAAALAREVAEVRRHAEQAGRDPAALHVVLRVADSAGRCADVAARVPELRAAGVAEVVVDTDPAGDPAADHALLRAAGA, encoded by the coding sequence ATGAGCGGCGAGACGCCCGGGACGGCGCCCCGCCCGGCGGGTCCCGCGCCCTCGGGTGCCGGGTCCGGCTGGGCGGTCGGTGCGAAGCTCCCGCACACGGGCGCCGCCGCCACCGGGCCGGCCGTCCGCGCGGCGGCCGTCGCGCTGGAGGCCGCCGGCTTCGACTCCCTCTGGGTGAGCGACCACGTGGTGCTGCCCGGCAGGGTCGCGTCGGCCTACCCGTTCGCCTCCGACGGGGTCGCCCGGTGGCCGACCGACGTCGCGTACCTGGAGGCGCTGGTCACGCTCACCACGGCGGCGGCCGTCACCGAGCGGGTGCGGCTGGGGACGGCCGTGCTGGTGCTGCCGCAGCGGCAGCCCGTGCTGCTGGCCAAGCAGGCCGCGAGCCTCGACGCGCTGTCCGGCGGCCGGCTCGTGCTCGGCGTCGGCACCGGCTGGCTGCGGGAGGAGTTCGCGGCGCTCGGCGTGCCGTTCGACCGGCGCGGGCGGCTCGCCACCGCGGCGATCGAGCTGCTGCGCGACTGCTGGACCGGGCGCCCCGCCGGGCGCCCCGACGGCTGGGCGCCCGGAGCGCACCCCCTGCCGGACGACCTGCTGGTGCTGCCCGCGCCCGTCCGCCCGGTCCCGCTGCTGGTCGGCGGGCACTCGCCGGCCGCGCTGCGCCGCGCCGGCACGCTCGGCGACGGGTGGCTCGCGCAGCAGGCCGCACCCGACCTCGACGCCGCCGCCCTGGCACGCGAGGTCGCCGAGGTGCGCCGGCACGCCGAGCAGGCGGGCCGTGACCCGGCGGCGCTCCACGTCGTGCTGCGCGTCGCGGACTCCGCCGGCCGCTGCGCCGACGTCGCGGCCCGGGTCCCGGAGCTGCGTGCCGCGGGCGTCGCGGAGGTGGTCGTCGACACCGACCCCGCGGGCGACCCGGCGGCGGACCACGCGCTGCTGCGCGCGGCCGGCGCCTGA
- a CDS encoding aldolase/citrate lyase family protein yields MVLHSTSPAVGLWSSLAHPATLRLLAAAAPDWLVLDAQHGTWGDGELVAVLPLLDTPVPTWVRVADGRHASIGRALDAGADGVVVPMVDSPAQAAAAVRACRYPPHGARSWGPAAALVGRPVPSPAAADARVRCAVMVETAEALAAVDAIAATPGLDMVFVGPFDLALALGRTVDDLLADEDAGAPLPAVVAACRAAGVRAGAFGGDPDRAARLVALGFTDVVAATDAGLLSGAAEQTVARWAGHVPGGAPHRGY; encoded by the coding sequence ATGGTCTTGCACAGCACCTCCCCCGCCGTCGGGCTGTGGAGCTCGCTCGCCCACCCCGCCACGCTCCGGCTGCTGGCCGCTGCCGCGCCGGACTGGCTGGTCCTCGACGCGCAGCACGGCACCTGGGGGGACGGCGAGCTCGTGGCGGTGCTGCCGCTGCTGGACACTCCGGTGCCCACCTGGGTGCGCGTCGCCGACGGCCGGCACGCGAGCATCGGGCGGGCGCTGGACGCGGGCGCGGACGGCGTGGTCGTGCCGATGGTCGACTCCCCGGCGCAGGCGGCCGCGGCCGTGCGCGCGTGCCGCTACCCCCCGCACGGCGCGCGGAGCTGGGGTCCCGCCGCCGCGCTCGTCGGCCGCCCGGTGCCGTCCCCGGCGGCGGCGGACGCCCGGGTGCGGTGCGCGGTGATGGTCGAGACGGCCGAGGCGCTCGCCGCGGTGGACGCCATCGCCGCGACACCGGGGCTCGACATGGTCTTCGTCGGGCCCTTCGACCTGGCGCTCGCGCTGGGACGCACCGTGGACGACCTGCTGGCCGACGAGGACGCCGGGGCCCCGCTGCCGGCGGTCGTCGCCGCCTGCCGCGCGGCCGGGGTGCGGGCCGGTGCGTTCGGCGGGGACCCCGACCGCGCCGCCCGGCTGGTCGCGCTCGGGTTCACCGACGTGGTCGCGGCCACCGACGCCGGGCTGCTCAGCGGGGCGGCGGAGCAGACGGTCGCCCGCTGGGCGGGCCACGTGCCGGGCGGGGCCCCGCACCGCGGGTACTGA
- a CDS encoding aminotransferase class I/II-fold pyridoxal phosphate-dependent enzyme, protein MTAPTTPATAARSDRARSLAATAAAVPGSGIREIVMLAYGRTDVVHLEIGEPDFATPPHVVAAGDEALATANRYTPSAGVPLLRAAIAERLHARYGLTDDPERVIVSQGAVQGLAAVLAVLVEPGDEVLVPDPAWPNYEMQTLLLGGVPVHYPLRPENGFRPDPAEVASLITPRTRALVLNTPSNPTGAVLPAELVRAVVEAAVEHGVTVVADEVYDEIVFDGEHADVAAMAPDDVVSVFSFSKTYAMTGSRVGYLAAPAWLAPTLARVQEPLLSSVSAASQASALAALRGPQDAVARMVATYRDRRDLVVGRLAAAGIDVEPPAGAFYLMLPLAPGADSRAAAIDLVGHGVALAPGTAFGSTARSHLRLSLASSAADLTDGIDRFTAWYAATDGGRR, encoded by the coding sequence ATGACCGCGCCGACCACCCCCGCCACCGCGGCCCGGTCCGACCGTGCGCGGTCGCTCGCCGCGACCGCCGCCGCCGTCCCCGGCTCCGGCATCCGCGAGATCGTCATGCTCGCGTACGGGCGGACCGACGTGGTGCACCTGGAGATCGGCGAGCCCGACTTCGCGACCCCGCCGCACGTGGTGGCCGCCGGGGACGAGGCGCTCGCCACCGCGAACCGCTACACGCCCAGCGCCGGGGTGCCGCTGCTGCGCGCCGCGATCGCCGAGCGGCTGCACGCGCGCTACGGCCTGACCGACGACCCCGAGCGGGTGATCGTCAGCCAGGGGGCGGTGCAGGGGCTCGCCGCCGTGCTCGCCGTCCTGGTCGAGCCCGGCGACGAGGTGCTGGTGCCCGACCCCGCCTGGCCGAACTACGAGATGCAGACCCTGCTGCTCGGCGGGGTGCCCGTGCACTACCCGCTGCGGCCCGAGAACGGGTTCCGGCCGGACCCGGCCGAGGTCGCCTCGCTCATCACCCCGCGCACGCGGGCGCTCGTGCTCAACACCCCGTCCAACCCGACCGGCGCCGTGCTGCCGGCCGAGCTGGTGCGCGCGGTGGTCGAGGCCGCCGTGGAGCACGGCGTCACGGTCGTCGCGGACGAGGTCTACGACGAGATCGTCTTCGACGGCGAGCACGCGGACGTCGCGGCCATGGCGCCCGACGACGTGGTCAGCGTGTTCAGCTTCTCCAAGACCTACGCGATGACCGGGTCCCGCGTCGGCTACCTCGCCGCGCCCGCCTGGCTCGCGCCCACCCTGGCGCGCGTCCAGGAGCCCCTGCTGTCCTCCGTCTCGGCGGCCTCGCAGGCCTCGGCGCTCGCGGCGCTGCGCGGCCCCCAGGACGCGGTCGCCCGCATGGTCGCCACGTACCGCGACCGGCGCGACCTCGTCGTCGGCCGGCTGGCCGCCGCGGGGATCGACGTCGAGCCGCCCGCCGGCGCCTTCTACCTGATGCTGCCGCTCGCCCCGGGCGCCGACTCCCGGGCCGCCGCGATCGACCTGGTGGGCCACGGCGTCGCGCTGGCGCCGGGCACCGCGTTCGGCAGCACCGCCCGCAGCCACCTGCGGCTGTCGCTCGCGTCCTCCGCCGCGGACCTGACCGACGGGATCGACCGGTTCACCGCCTGGTACGCGGCGACCGACGGAGGCCGGCGATGA
- a CDS encoding glycoside hydrolase domain-containing protein, which produces MFEHVDPFIGTEATVLPPQTGLAATWWWPKPQVGNTHPGATYPLGMVSACAYSGAYPTGYGRYDLSTEGLPPELHAGTRASGFTHFQQSGTGAIRKYYNYVRVTPMLQPLDDLGLLYDVVEEEAEPGWYAATLDSGIRCEVTVGPKSAVHRYTFPAHRDARLVIDLSLGGLDIPYGRTVPLRAHLQALAPGVAQGEITVEGAPLAVHVECDAPASAQWRQLLWYDRRLMPGGTRLDFDRIRPTTLRPFGLMWAGRAEPGQVVELRFGFSLRGVEQARENLERECGPGPASFATRRARTAQAWREHLGRVQVDTPDPGKHTVMATALYHSLVKPCLAPDESPFWPTDTPFAFDIATMWDIYRTQLPLLTALVPERAVELATAILHIAEEEGNFPIGYRMARGADRFSRQGSALAHTFFADLCALGMPLDWDWALVHLHNDLRRTYGEEFLLHGRAHPISHTLDLAFGYFCTAVIAQQVGDRTLVAQFAPLADRWRNAFDPGTGLLRDSTFYEGGRWNYSFRLLHDMASRIELAGGDAAFVALLDRFFGYGADPVTQPGLAPDADEMLAGYALHRFEGLNNEPDMEAPWAYQYAGRPDRTAEVVHAVTQQQFGTGRGGLPGNDDSGGLSSWYVWASLGLFPVAGQNLFLVNAPAWREARVDVGGRPFMIDTRGFVEPEPGGPAQYVQRVLLDGAELDRTWLTGSELHAGGHLRVDLGPEPGPWTGAARPPSHPGRPAGSPA; this is translated from the coding sequence GTGTTCGAGCACGTCGACCCGTTCATCGGCACGGAGGCCACGGTGCTGCCGCCGCAGACCGGCCTGGCGGCGACCTGGTGGTGGCCGAAGCCGCAGGTCGGGAACACGCACCCGGGGGCGACGTACCCGCTGGGGATGGTGAGCGCGTGCGCGTACTCCGGCGCGTACCCGACGGGGTACGGGCGGTACGACCTGTCGACGGAGGGGCTGCCGCCGGAGCTGCACGCGGGGACGCGGGCGTCGGGGTTCACGCACTTCCAGCAGTCCGGCACGGGGGCGATCCGCAAGTACTACAACTACGTGCGGGTCACGCCGATGCTGCAGCCGCTGGACGACCTGGGCCTGCTGTACGACGTGGTCGAGGAGGAGGCGGAGCCGGGCTGGTACGCCGCGACCCTGGACTCGGGCATCCGGTGCGAGGTGACGGTGGGCCCGAAGTCCGCGGTGCACCGGTACACGTTCCCCGCGCACCGGGACGCGCGGCTGGTCATCGACCTGAGCCTCGGCGGGCTGGACATCCCGTACGGCCGGACCGTGCCGCTGCGCGCGCACCTGCAGGCCCTCGCCCCGGGTGTGGCGCAGGGTGAGATCACCGTCGAGGGCGCGCCGCTGGCCGTGCACGTGGAGTGCGACGCGCCGGCGTCCGCGCAGTGGCGGCAGCTGCTCTGGTACGACCGGCGCCTCATGCCGGGCGGCACACGGCTGGACTTCGACCGGATCCGCCCGACGACGCTGCGCCCGTTCGGGTTGATGTGGGCGGGCCGCGCCGAGCCGGGGCAGGTGGTGGAGCTGCGGTTCGGGTTCTCGCTGCGGGGCGTGGAGCAGGCGCGGGAGAACCTCGAGCGGGAGTGCGGCCCGGGGCCGGCGTCGTTCGCCACGCGGCGCGCCCGGACGGCCCAGGCGTGGCGGGAGCACCTCGGCAGGGTGCAGGTCGACACGCCGGACCCGGGCAAGCACACGGTGATGGCCACGGCGCTGTACCACTCGCTGGTGAAGCCGTGCCTGGCACCGGACGAGAGCCCGTTCTGGCCGACGGACACGCCGTTCGCGTTCGACATCGCGACGATGTGGGACATCTACCGCACGCAGCTCCCGCTGCTCACGGCCCTCGTGCCGGAGCGGGCCGTCGAGCTGGCGACCGCGATCCTCCACATCGCCGAGGAGGAGGGGAACTTCCCGATCGGCTACCGCATGGCGCGCGGCGCGGACCGGTTCTCCCGGCAGGGCAGCGCGCTGGCGCACACGTTCTTCGCCGACCTGTGCGCCCTCGGCATGCCGCTGGACTGGGACTGGGCCCTGGTGCACCTGCACAACGACCTGCGGCGCACGTACGGCGAGGAGTTCCTGCTGCACGGCCGCGCGCACCCCATCAGCCACACCCTCGACCTGGCGTTCGGGTACTTCTGCACGGCGGTGATCGCGCAGCAGGTCGGCGACCGGACGCTCGTGGCGCAGTTCGCCCCGCTGGCGGACCGCTGGCGCAACGCCTTCGACCCGGGGACGGGTCTGCTGCGGGACTCGACGTTCTACGAGGGCGGCCGGTGGAACTACTCGTTCCGGCTGCTGCACGACATGGCGTCGCGCATCGAGCTGGCGGGCGGCGACGCGGCGTTCGTGGCGCTGCTGGACCGGTTCTTCGGGTACGGCGCCGACCCCGTGACGCAGCCCGGCCTCGCGCCGGACGCGGACGAGATGCTCGCCGGGTACGCGCTGCACCGGTTCGAGGGCCTGAACAACGAGCCGGACATGGAGGCGCCCTGGGCGTACCAGTACGCCGGCCGTCCGGACCGGACCGCCGAGGTGGTGCACGCCGTGACGCAGCAGCAGTTCGGCACGGGGCGCGGCGGGCTGCCGGGCAACGACGACTCCGGCGGGCTGTCGTCCTGGTACGTGTGGGCGAGCCTCGGCCTGTTCCCGGTCGCCGGGCAGAACCTGTTCCTCGTCAACGCCCCCGCCTGGCGGGAGGCCCGGGTCGACGTCGGCGGGCGGCCGTTCATGATCGACACCCGCGGGTTCGTCGAGCCGGAGCCCGGCGGCCCCGCGCAGTACGTGCAGCGCGTGCTGCTGGACGGCGCGGAGCTGGACCGCACGTGGCTGACCGGCAGCGAGCTGCACGCCGGCGGCCACCTGCGGGTCGACCTCGGGCCGGAACCCGGTCCCTGGACCGGTGCCGCCCGGCCGCCGTCGCACCCGGGCAGACCCGCCGGCTCCCCCGCCTGA